The following are from one region of the Synechococcus sp. CBW1108 genome:
- a CDS encoding type II toxin-antitoxin system VapC family toxin: MLYIDTCVLLAVLMPEVHSSVAAAFLEEASAPLAISSWSVTELHSALGLKVRTKALSHAQAETVLQGFERSLAPGLLVLELEPQDFRNANACLRGWSTSLRAADALHLAIASGRGATLCSLDAPFVAAAQQLGLEAELLGAGGRPVRD; this comes from the coding sequence ATGCTCTACATCGACACCTGCGTACTGCTGGCGGTGCTGATGCCAGAAGTGCACTCCTCCGTCGCGGCGGCGTTTCTGGAGGAGGCCAGTGCACCGCTGGCGATCAGCTCCTGGAGCGTCACCGAGCTCCATTCCGCCCTCGGCCTGAAGGTGCGAACCAAAGCCCTGAGCCACGCGCAGGCCGAAACGGTGCTGCAGGGCTTTGAGCGCAGCCTGGCGCCGGGTCTGCTGGTGCTGGAGCTGGAGCCGCAGGACTTCCGCAATGCCAACGCCTGCCTGCGCGGCTGGAGCACGAGCTTGCGCGCTGCGGATGCTCTGCACCTGGCGATCGCCAGTGGCCGTGGCGCCACCCTCTGCAGCCTGGACGCACCGTTTGTCGCGGCGGCCCAACAGCTGGGCCTGGAGGCTGAACTCCTGGGAGCAGGTGGCAGGCCAGTCAGGGATTAA